Part of the Arsenicicoccus sp. oral taxon 190 genome, CCGACGCAGCGGCTTGCCGAGGTGCTCGGTCGTCACGCTCTGGATCGTGAAGCGCACGAGGATGTAGACGCCCAGCGTCAGCAGCACGAGAGACATGACGGGGGCGGCGATCTCGGTGGACAGCCAGGACAGGACGGTGGCGCCGAGGAAGGCGCCGACCGCGCCGGGCAGGCCGATCCGTCCGACGACCTTCCACTCGATGTTGCCGAACTTCCAGTGGCTGACGCCGGACGCCAGCGTGGTGCCGATCTCCGCGAGGTGGACGGTGGCGGAGGCCGAGGCGGGGTTGATGCCGGCGGCGAGCAGCAGGGTGGACGACGTGACGCCGTACGCCATGCCGAGGCTGCCGTCGATGAGCTGGGCGATCAGGCCGACGATCGCGAGGATGATGAGGGTGGGCACGGTGGAGCTCCTGGGGTCGAGCGGGTGGGGTGGGCGGGCGCGGGCTCAGCGACAGAGCTGGCTGGCGACCCGCTGCAGGTCCACGTGGCGGCGCTCGATGCGCATCAGGTGCATGGCCCGACCCTAGGGTCGGCACGTTATGCCGTCAATAACCAAACCTTATGGATCTCACCAGCTGGTCGTATGCCGCCCCACGCCCTCCCGGCCACCGTCCGCACCACCGACCCCGCCCCGCCCCGCCGGCAGGCCAGCGCCCGGGGGCGTCTCAGCGCGTGTCGACCGCCTGCCGGACCAGCCCGTCGCTCGCCCGCACCGCGGCCAGCGCCACGACGAACGACCCGACGACCGAGGCGCCGAGCAGCCCGAACGCCCCCGCGTTGAGGGTCGAGGCGGCGACCGGCACCAGCAGCAGCAGTCCCTGCAGCGTCGCGACGGTCACCCCGACGCCGAGGGGGAGGGTCACCTCGCGGCGGCGGACGGCGCGCAGCTGGCCGAGGGTGGTGCCGGCCAGCGACTGGGCCCGCAGCGTCTCGCGCTGGTCGTAGACGGCCGTGGCGTGCACGACCCCGCTCGTGGTGGCGGCGACCAGCGCCAGGATGGTCAGGGCGACGGCGCAGCCGGTGACGAGGTCGGTGGCGAGGTGCGGGGTCTCCGGGCTGGGGTGCGCCTTCATGGCTGCGGCCATCGCGCCACCCAGCGCCGCGACCAGCACGCCCAGGCTGAGGGCCCCCACGGAGCGCCAGGTGGTCTTGGGGTCGTCCTGGATGCGCCGGGCGGCGAGCAGGGTGGTGGGACGCCGCGCCAGCCGAGCGGCGATCCGCGCGGCGAGCTGGACGCACCACGGGCCCATCACGTTGACCGCGGCCACCACGGCCACGAGCATCAGGATCCCCACGGCCGGGCCGGCCTCGCCGATCTCCTTGAAGCCGAGCACCCACGCCACCCCCAGCCCGAGCCCGAGCACGAGACGCAGCACCGACTGGGCCCGCGGCGTGGTCCGGGCGGTCACCCCGAGCGGCGTCACGACGACCCGCAGCAGCGTGGAGGTGGCCGCTGCCACCGCCAGCGCGACGATGCCGAGCACCACCCCCGCCACCGTGCCGAGGCCGAGCCACAGCGACCCGGCGCCGAGGGGGGCGCCCTCGAAGCGCAGCAGCCCCACCGGGACGAGCGCGAGGAGGTAGCCGACCACGCCGATCAGCGCCCCGACGGTGGCCTGGGTCGCGGCCTCGAGCAAGGTCAGGGCCGTGACCTGGCCGGAGGTCGCGCCGGCCAGGCGCAGCGCGGCGAGGCGTTGGTCGCGCCGGGCCAGGGCCAGCCGGGCGGCGACGCCTCCCAGGGTGAGGATGGGCACGACGAGCAGCGCGGTGGCCAGCAGCGCCAGGGCGACGTAGGTGCCGCCGGGGTCCTGCTGGTGGGCACCGGCGCGCTGCCCGCGCTCGACGAAGGCCTGCAGCCCACCGGCCGTGACCAGCAGCGACGCCGTGGCTACGGCGAACGCGACCACCGACAGCAGGCCGCTGAGGTGGTCGGTCTCGCGGCGTCCGGCGGCGAGCAGGCGGGCCAGGCGCCATACGACCTCCGCGCCCCTCATCGGGTCACCTCGGCGCCGTGCACCTCGGTGTCCCGGGCCTGGTCGCTCTCGACCCGGCCGTCGCGCAGCCGGACGACCCG contains:
- a CDS encoding putative leader peptide, with translation MHLMRIERRHVDLQRVASQLCR